The proteins below come from a single Mauremys reevesii isolate NIE-2019 linkage group 6, ASM1616193v1, whole genome shotgun sequence genomic window:
- the LOC120407779 gene encoding T-cell acute lymphocytic leukemia protein 2-like isoform X10 produces the protein MTRKIFTNTRERWRQQNVNSAFAKLRKLIPTHPPDKKLSKNETLRLAMRYINFLVTVLGEQGLPQTGVAARGSILGLFQQAPHLQSMQELTLIEDCGVPSPGTSSNIPECWSETSSP, from the coding sequence ATGACCAGAAAGATCTTCACCAACACCAGGGAGCGGTGGAGGCAGCAAAATGTCAACAGCGCCTTTGCCAAGCTGAGGAAGCtcatccccacccatcccccagaCAAAAAACTGAGTAAGAACGAGACACTCCGCTTGGCCATGAGGTACATCAACTTCCTCGTCACGGTCCTGGGGGAGCAGGGCCTGCCGCAGACAGGAGTGGCTGCCCGGGGCAGTATACTGGGGCTGTTCCAACAAGCCCCACATTTGCAGAGTATGCAGGAACTGACTCTGATTGAAGACTGTGGAGTCCCTTCTCCAGGCACAAGCAGCAATATCCCAGAGTGCTGGTCAGAGACGTCGTCTCCCTAG